The genomic region GAATGTGGCCGGCCCGGGGGTCCACAGGTTCGACTTCCCCGCGGTACCGTTCTGCGGCGCGTGCATCCAGCAGCACGCCACCGGCGGCCCAGTCCGCGACACCGTCGGCGTCGGTCACCGGCATGGCGCCGCCTGCAAGCGTCACGTCTCCGGCGTCGGGCTGCACTTCACCGCCCTCCACGGGCAGCCCTGCCGCGCGCCAGGCGGCCAGGCCGCCGTCGAGCAGGTAAACGGTGCGCACGCCGGCATTCCGGAGCATCCACCAGAGCCGGGCTGCGGAGGTGTTGCCGGCATCGTCATAGGCGACCACGACGTCGCCGTCGAAAATTCCCCAGGACCGTGCCGCTTCCTGGAAGCGGGCCGGCGAAGGCAACGGGTGGCGCCCACGGCCCGGAGCTGCGGGGTCCGCCAGCTGGGTGGGCAGGTCGACGTACACTGCGCCCGGTATGTGTTCCTTCAGGTAGTGGCTGTGGCCCTCCGGATCCCCGAGCGCCCAGCGGACGTCCAGCACTACGGTCCGCTGACCGGCCGCCATCCGGGCGTTCAGCCCGGCCACATCAATGAGGGTGTTGATCACGCATCCCACTCTAGCGGCGGCCCGCTGCCCGCGCCGGTAGGCTGATTCAGTGAGCAGGCGATTCAGTGAACGGGAAGAATAAGTGAACAGGGCGGGGACCCGGGACCGGGCATGGGCGGATGAGGCTGTCCGCAAGATCAACGCGGAAAACAACCGCTCCGCAGACACCCACCTGTATTCGGTGCCGCTGCCTGAGCACTGGGGCGTCCAGCTGTACCTCAAGGATGAGTCCACGCACCGCTCCGGAAGCCTCAAGCACCGGCTTGCCCGGTCCCTGTTCCTGTTCGGGCTGGTGAACGGGTGGATCGGCGAGGGCACCACCATCGTGGAGGCCTCCAGCGGCAGCACCGCGGTTTCCGAGGCCTACTTCGCCCAACTCCTGGGCCTGCCGTTCATCGCCGTGATGACCCGCACCACCAGCCCGGAAAAGATCGCCCTGATCGAACAGTTCGGCGGCGCCTGCCTCCTGGTGGACCATGCCTCAGAGGTGTACGCAGCAGCCGCCGAGGTTGCCGCCACGAGCGGCGGCCACTATATGGACCAGTTCACCTACGCCGAGCGAGCCACGGACTGGCGTGGCAACAACAACATAGCCGAGTCCATCTTTGAGCAACTGGCGCTGGAGGAGCACCCGGTCCCCCGCTGGATTGTGGTGGGAGCCGGCACTGGCGGAACCAGCGCCACGATCGGCCGCTACCTCCGCTACCACCGCCACGCCACGTCCCTGGCGGTGGTCGATCCGGAGAATTCCGCCTTCTATCCCGGGTGGCGGAGCGGCGCTGCAGACTTTAGCACCGGAATGCCTTCCCGGATCGAGGGGATCGGCCGGCCCCGCATGGAGCCAAGCTTCGTCCCCTCGGTCATCGACCACATGATCCAGGTTCCGGATGCCGCCTCGGTCGCAGCCATGCGGCACCTGCACACGCTGGCAGGGCTGCACGCCGGGCCGTCCACGGGCACCAACCTCTGGGGTGTCTGGCAGCTCGTGGCACAGATGGTGGCCGACGGGGAACGCGGCAGCGTGGTTTCCCTGATGTGCGACGGCGGTGACCGGTACGCCGGCAGCCACTACAGTCCTGCGTGGCTGGCGGCCCAGGGACTGGATCCGCAGCCACACGAGGCCACGGTGAAGGCATTCTTCGAGACGGGTGTCTGGCGGCCCTAAAGCTCCACGGATTCGCGGCTGGAGAGGTGGGTGTATTCGGTGCCGTACCTGGCCCCGATCCGCTTGACATGGCCCTCCACCAGGCCGAGGCCGGTGTCGTTCAAAAGCCCGTCGTGAATGGCGAATGCCCGCTCCGCGCGGACGCCGATCACGAAGTCCACCACCTCGCTGACCTTGTTCCACGGGGCATGGACCGGAACCAGGAGCGTGCGCACGCTGATGCCGTCCGGGATGATGAAGGAGTCGCCCGGGTGGTACACGTTCTCGTCCACGAGGTAGCCGATGTTGGCGACCACCGGAATCTGAGGGTGAATCAGCGCGTGCTGGCCGCCGAAGCTGCGGACCGCGAAGCCTGCGGCGTCAAAGGCCGTTCCAGGCTCGACAGCATGCACCCGTTCAGCAGCGTCCGGCACCTCCTTGCGCACGTTCTGCGCCACGCCCTCCGGCGCGAAGAGCTCCAGCCCTCCGTTGTCCCCAAGGGCAGCGGCCACGGCGGGGACATCGATATGGTCGGTGTGCTCATGCGTGATGAGGACGGCGTGTGCGCCGTCCAGCGCCTCGGCGGTTTCGGAGAAGGTCCCCGGATCCAGGACCAGCACCCGGCCGTCCTTTTCGAGCCGGACACAGGCGTGCGTGTACTTTGTCAGCTTCATGAAGCCAGCCTAGGGACGGGCCCGATCAGTGTCCACGCGGCTCCGGCTGGTAACGTTAAAGCTTGCCATTACCCGAAAGAAAAGCGAGTCCATCCATGCCACAACGCGCCAGCGCTGACGGCAGACAACAGGCACCTTCGACGGCGGCCGGCGGGAAAGAGCAGCGCGTCACCAAGCAGCGGATCGCTGTCAGCGCCGCCCTGGATGAGCTCAATGACTTCGTGAGCACCCAGGAGCTCTACCGGATCCTCCAGAATAAAGGTGTTTCTGTCTCCCTGGCCACCGCCTACCGGATCCTGCAGTCGCTGGCTGACGAGAAACTCGTGGACGTGCTCCGCAACGGCGACGGCGAAGCCGTCTACCGCCGCTGCGCCGTGACGGTCCACCACCACCACCTCCTGTGCCGCAACTGCGGCAAGGCCGTGGAAGTGGAGGCCCCCGCCGTCGAGACCTGGGCCGCGCGGACCGCGCAAGAGCACGGCTTCACGGAAGTGGCCCACACGGTGGAGATCTACGGCCTCTGCCCCGACTGCTCCGCACGCAAGGCTGCCGCGCAGTAGAAACCCACTGCAGTAGGCGCCCCACCCAGCCTGTTTAGGCGGTCCGCATTACCCGGCCGTTGAGGCCGCGCTTGGCACGGATGCTGCCGATGACCCTGCACACCACGTAGATCAGGAACGACAGCGTGGTGACGTAGGGGCTGATGGGGATACGGCCGCCAAGGGCGAGGAGTATTCCTCCCACCGTTGCCGAAACGGCGAACACCACGCTCAGCAGCACCACGAGGCGCGGCGAGGACGTCACCCGCAGGGCGGCAGCCGCGGGCGTGATCAGCAGGGCAAGAACCAGCAGGGCGCCCACGATCTGGATGGACAGCGCAACGCTGACGCCGAGGAGCACCATGAAAACCAGGGCAAGCGACCGCACGGGAACACCGCGGGCCTCGGCCAGCTCGGGATCGACACTGGCGAAGCTCAGCGGGCGCCAGATGACGCACAGCGCCGCCATTACCGCCACCGCGGTGCCCGCCAGAACCTGAAGCTGGACGGTGTCCACCGAGACGATCTGCCCCGTGAGGAGTCCGAATTTATTGGCGGCCCTGCCCTCGTAGAGCGACAGGAAGAGAATGCCGAGGCCGAGGCCAAAGGGCATGATCACGCCGATGATGGAGTTCTTGTCCCGCGCCCGGACACCCATGAGCCCGAGCAGCAGCGCAGCCGCCACTGACCCCACCAGGGAACCAAACACCACGTCCGTGCCGATCAGGAGCGCGAAGGCGGCACCGGCGAACGACAGCTCGGAAATTCCGTGGACGGCAAACGCCAGGTCGCGCTTCATCACGAAGGTCCCCACGAGGCCGCCGAGGAGTCCAAGCACCGCGCCGGCCCACAGCGAGTTCTGCACCAGCACCAGCAATTCGCCGTAGTTCTCGAAGTTGAACACCGATTGCAGGATCGATTCCAGGTCCATCAGGAACCGTCCCCCGCAGCGGCGTGCGCGTCGTGATGGTGGGTGGTGGCGTCGGGCAGGCCGACGACGACGATCCGGCCGTTGGCATGGATCACTTCCACGTTGCTGTCGTAAAGGTCGGAGAGGACTTCGGTGGTCATGACCTCGTGCGGCGTTCCCACGCTGAACCTGCCGCCGGCCAGGTAGAGGACCCGGTCCACGTAGTCGATGATCGGATTGATCTCGTGGGTGACAAACACGACGGCACTCTTCCGGTCATGGCACTGCTTGTTGATGAGTGCGCTGACGGCCTGCTGGTGGTGCAGGTCCAGCGACAGGAGCGGCTCGTCGCACAGCAGCACCTTCGGGTCGGTGGCCAGGGCCTGCGCCACGCGCAGGCGCTGCTGCTCACCGCCAGACAGCTGCCCGACGGGAACCTTGGCGTAATCGCTTGCCCCGACGAGCTCCAGCAGTTCGTCTATCCTGCGGTTGGCCCTGGCGG from Arthrobacter globiformis harbors:
- a CDS encoding sulfurtransferase, which produces MNTLIDVAGLNARMAAGQRTVVLDVRWALGDPEGHSHYLKEHIPGAVYVDLPTQLADPAAPGRGRHPLPSPARFQEAARSWGIFDGDVVVAYDDAGNTSAARLWWMLRNAGVRTVYLLDGGLAAWRAAGLPVEGGEVQPDAGDVTLAGGAMPVTDADGVADWAAGGVLLDARAAERYRGEVEPVDPRAGHIPGAVSAPTTGNLDDDGCFLPAEKLRQRFASLGVDAATPTAVYCGSGVTASHEIAALEIAGFSAVLFPGSFSQWSNDASRPVATGAHPGK
- a CDS encoding PLP-dependent cysteine synthase family protein, which encodes MNRAGTRDRAWADEAVRKINAENNRSADTHLYSVPLPEHWGVQLYLKDESTHRSGSLKHRLARSLFLFGLVNGWIGEGTTIVEASSGSTAVSEAYFAQLLGLPFIAVMTRTTSPEKIALIEQFGGACLLVDHASEVYAAAAEVAATSGGHYMDQFTYAERATDWRGNNNIAESIFEQLALEEHPVPRWIVVGAGTGGTSATIGRYLRYHRHATSLAVVDPENSAFYPGWRSGAADFSTGMPSRIEGIGRPRMEPSFVPSVIDHMIQVPDAASVAAMRHLHTLAGLHAGPSTGTNLWGVWQLVAQMVADGERGSVVSLMCDGGDRYAGSHYSPAWLAAQGLDPQPHEATVKAFFETGVWRP
- a CDS encoding MBL fold metallo-hydrolase, whose amino-acid sequence is MKLTKYTHACVRLEKDGRVLVLDPGTFSETAEALDGAHAVLITHEHTDHIDVPAVAAALGDNGGLELFAPEGVAQNVRKEVPDAAERVHAVEPGTAFDAAGFAVRSFGGQHALIHPQIPVVANIGYLVDENVYHPGDSFIIPDGISVRTLLVPVHAPWNKVSEVVDFVIGVRAERAFAIHDGLLNDTGLGLVEGHVKRIGARYGTEYTHLSSRESVEL
- a CDS encoding Fur family transcriptional regulator, which translates into the protein MPQRASADGRQQAPSTAAGGKEQRVTKQRIAVSAALDELNDFVSTQELYRILQNKGVSVSLATAYRILQSLADEKLVDVLRNGDGEAVYRRCAVTVHHHHLLCRNCGKAVEVEAPAVETWAARTAQEHGFTEVAHTVEIYGLCPDCSARKAAAQ
- a CDS encoding metal ABC transporter permease; amino-acid sequence: MDLESILQSVFNFENYGELLVLVQNSLWAGAVLGLLGGLVGTFVMKRDLAFAVHGISELSFAGAAFALLIGTDVVFGSLVGSVAAALLLGLMGVRARDKNSIIGVIMPFGLGLGILFLSLYEGRAANKFGLLTGQIVSVDTVQLQVLAGTAVAVMAALCVIWRPLSFASVDPELAEARGVPVRSLALVFMVLLGVSVALSIQIVGALLVLALLITPAAAALRVTSSPRLVVLLSVVFAVSATVGGILLALGGRIPISPYVTTLSFLIYVVCRVIGSIRAKRGLNGRVMRTA
- a CDS encoding metal ABC transporter ATP-binding protein; this encodes MNPVISLKQASLKFGRRALWEDLNLDINPGEFFAVLGPNGSGKTSFLKVLLGLQELHSGEANLGGHPVERGSHMIGYIPQQKPFLPDTPMRARDLVGLGVDGHRWGIRLGTARANRRIDELLELVGASDYAKVPVGQLSGGEQQRLRVAQALATDPKVLLCDEPLLSLDLHHQQAVSALINKQCHDRKSAVVFVTHEINPIIDYVDRVLYLAGGRFSVGTPHEVMTTEVLSDLYDSNVEVIHANGRIVVVGLPDATTHHHDAHAAAGDGS